A single region of the Corallococcus macrosporus genome encodes:
- a CDS encoding AI-2E family transporter, with amino-acid sequence MTAGDSKRWSNFIFAGLFAVALILFSRILLPFLMPVLLGGFLVVLFMPIQDSLDRRLQGRKSLAAGLSTLAVFLLILAPLALVGWMVAREVLQFVGQAQDLLDQVDLRHHLLNSLPRGLTRYVHFDPESSETERLLMTAVSGGAGLLADLVGAGTELVVNMFLMTVAMYYFFLDGRRLVNEVARLIPLERRYFDAFSHEFTDVAYAIIYGNTVTALVQGAVGFVGLLIAGVPHAGVWGAAMVLVALVPVGGTALVWGPIGVILIAANRVSEGVFLLAWGTFLVGSIDNVIRPRLCGSRMALHPLLVFLSMFGGLAVFGMMGLLVGPLIASIFMAMVRIYRRDFLGRTQESQPAPVVSEDSSPSLSPQPAPVPSAASVGHVMNA; translated from the coding sequence GTGACGGCGGGCGATTCCAAGCGGTGGTCGAACTTCATCTTCGCGGGGCTCTTCGCCGTCGCGTTGATTCTCTTTTCACGCATCTTGCTGCCGTTCCTGATGCCGGTGCTGCTGGGCGGCTTCCTGGTCGTCCTGTTCATGCCCATCCAGGACTCCTTGGACCGGCGGCTCCAGGGCCGCAAGTCCCTGGCGGCGGGACTGTCCACCCTCGCGGTGTTCCTGCTCATCCTGGCGCCGCTGGCGCTGGTGGGCTGGATGGTGGCCCGCGAGGTGCTCCAGTTCGTGGGCCAGGCGCAGGACCTGTTGGATCAGGTCGACCTGCGGCACCATCTGCTCAACAGCCTGCCGCGCGGCCTCACCCGCTACGTGCACTTCGATCCGGAGAGCTCGGAGACGGAGCGGCTGCTGATGACGGCGGTGTCCGGCGGCGCGGGGCTGCTCGCGGACCTCGTCGGCGCGGGCACGGAGCTCGTCGTCAACATGTTCCTGATGACGGTCGCCATGTACTACTTCTTCCTCGACGGCCGCCGGCTGGTGAACGAGGTGGCCCGGCTCATCCCGCTGGAGCGCCGCTACTTCGACGCCTTCTCCCACGAGTTCACGGACGTCGCGTACGCCATCATCTACGGCAACACCGTCACCGCGCTGGTGCAGGGCGCGGTGGGCTTCGTCGGCCTGCTCATCGCGGGCGTGCCGCATGCCGGGGTGTGGGGCGCGGCCATGGTGCTGGTGGCGCTGGTGCCGGTGGGCGGCACCGCGCTCGTGTGGGGGCCCATCGGCGTCATCCTCATCGCGGCGAACCGGGTGAGCGAGGGCGTCTTCCTCCTCGCGTGGGGCACGTTCCTGGTGGGCAGCATCGACAACGTCATCCGCCCGCGGCTGTGCGGCTCGCGCATGGCGCTGCACCCGCTGCTCGTCTTCCTGTCCATGTTCGGCGGGCTGGCGGTGTTCGGGATGATGGGCCTGCTGGTGGGCCCGCTCATCGCGTCCATCTTCATGGCCATGGTGCGCATCTACCGGCGGGACTTCCTCGGGCGTACGCAGGAATCGCAGCCTGCTCCCGTGGTGTCCGAGGATTCCTCGCCTTCGCTCTCCCCGCAGCCCGCGCCAGTGCCCTCGGCGGCGAGCGTGGGTCACGTGATGAACGCCTGA
- a CDS encoding P1 family peptidase, whose amino-acid sequence MVRIPEETGPRVRARELGLPLGRFKPGKYNAITDVEGVLVGHTTLIEGSGPLRPGFGPVRTGVTAILPNLGNIFMERMSGGGFVLNGAGEVSGMTQLMEWGLIETPILLTNTMAVGAVSDGVANYLVQRYPGIGDEHDVIIPVVGECDDSWLNDISGRHVRQEHVVAAINAAKSGPVQEGNVGGGTGMVTCDFKGGIGTSSRKLPEVLGGYTLGVLVMSNFGKMHNLRVGGLPVGEVLVEKFKNTPHRGKSYGSIIAVVATDAPLLSHQINRLCKRVGLGIGRVGSYAAHGSGEIVVGFSTANIIPRRTQKMVYKMKILLDQRLDPLYEAVMEATEEAILNAMCMAEPMTGVNDNYSPALPLDEVRRFVDACRPIFASVKKRPHQTSVPASKERPSDEDREGEVTLGAALPTQVRGAEGIPFPTRPAPNEPPPDGGPPPTPEDPEGSSSGSP is encoded by the coding sequence ATGGTGCGCATTCCGGAAGAGACGGGGCCGAGGGTCAGGGCGCGGGAGCTGGGGCTGCCGCTGGGACGCTTCAAGCCGGGGAAGTACAACGCCATCACCGACGTGGAAGGCGTGCTGGTGGGCCACACCACCCTCATCGAAGGCTCGGGCCCGCTGCGGCCCGGCTTCGGTCCGGTGCGCACGGGCGTCACGGCCATCCTGCCCAACCTGGGCAACATCTTCATGGAACGCATGAGCGGGGGCGGCTTCGTGCTCAACGGCGCGGGCGAGGTCTCAGGCATGACGCAGCTCATGGAGTGGGGCCTCATCGAAACGCCCATCCTCCTCACCAACACCATGGCCGTGGGCGCCGTGTCCGACGGCGTGGCCAACTACCTGGTGCAGCGCTACCCGGGCATCGGTGACGAGCACGACGTCATCATCCCCGTCGTGGGCGAGTGCGACGACTCATGGCTCAACGACATCTCCGGGCGCCACGTGCGCCAGGAGCACGTCGTCGCCGCCATCAACGCCGCGAAGTCCGGCCCGGTGCAGGAGGGCAACGTCGGCGGCGGCACCGGCATGGTGACGTGCGACTTCAAGGGCGGCATCGGCACGTCCTCGCGCAAGCTGCCGGAGGTGCTGGGCGGCTACACGCTGGGCGTGCTCGTCATGTCCAACTTCGGGAAGATGCACAACCTGCGCGTGGGCGGTCTGCCGGTGGGCGAAGTGCTGGTGGAGAAGTTCAAGAACACCCCCCACCGCGGCAAGTCCTACGGCTCCATCATCGCGGTGGTCGCCACGGACGCGCCGCTCCTGAGCCATCAGATCAACCGCCTCTGCAAGCGCGTGGGCCTGGGCATCGGCCGGGTGGGCAGCTACGCGGCGCACGGCTCGGGTGAGATCGTCGTGGGCTTCTCCACCGCGAACATCATCCCCAGGCGCACCCAGAAGATGGTCTACAAGATGAAGATCCTCCTGGATCAGCGCCTGGACCCCCTCTACGAGGCGGTGATGGAGGCCACGGAGGAGGCCATCCTCAACGCCATGTGCATGGCGGAGCCCATGACGGGGGTGAACGACAACTACTCGCCCGCGCTGCCGCTGGACGAGGTCCGCCGCTTCGTGGACGCCTGCCGCCCCATCTTCGCCTCGGTGAAGAAGCGCCCCCACCAGACGAGCGTGCCCGCCTCCAAGGAGCGCCCCAGCGACGAGGACCGGGAAGGGGAGGTGACGCTGGGAGCGGCCCTGCCCACCCAGGTGCGCGGCGCGGAGGGCATTCCCTTCCCGACCCGGCCCGCCCCCAACGAGCCCCCGCCGGACGGAGGCCCCCCTCCCACCCCAGAAGACCCCGAGGGTTCCTCTTCCGGGAGCCCGTAG
- a CDS encoding TetR/AcrR family transcriptional regulator, producing the protein MDVDAGNFVPWMLKSRRRQSGHEEARTVATKGRRKQAAEAPSEKDKARYHHGDLRQALVDAAVALIAEEGFGALTLREVARRAGVTHAAPYRHFADKEALLEAVAHEGFRAMAREMRERMAQHTGPLERLYAAGEAYVLFAVRHPPHFRVMFGPHFTRPMSPPPEPEGEQGAFTLLVSTIKAAQAAGLLRGGEPRPLTLTAWSLVHGLASLFVDRQLGESVQGPEAAEALARVQTRLIVEGLRAPARG; encoded by the coding sequence ATGGATGTTGACGCTGGCAACTTCGTCCCGTGGATGCTCAAGTCGCGCAGACGACAGTCGGGGCATGAGGAGGCACGGACGGTGGCGACGAAGGGCAGGCGCAAGCAGGCGGCGGAGGCACCCTCGGAGAAGGACAAGGCCCGGTACCACCACGGGGACCTGCGCCAGGCGCTGGTGGACGCGGCCGTGGCGCTCATCGCGGAGGAGGGCTTCGGCGCGCTGACGCTGCGGGAGGTGGCCCGGCGGGCGGGCGTCACCCACGCGGCGCCCTACCGGCACTTCGCGGACAAGGAGGCGCTCCTGGAGGCCGTCGCGCACGAGGGCTTCCGCGCCATGGCGCGCGAGATGCGCGAGCGCATGGCCCAGCACACCGGCCCCCTGGAGCGGCTGTACGCGGCGGGCGAGGCCTACGTGCTGTTCGCCGTGCGCCACCCGCCGCACTTCCGCGTGATGTTCGGCCCGCACTTCACGCGGCCCATGTCACCGCCTCCTGAACCGGAAGGAGAGCAGGGGGCCTTCACGCTGCTGGTGAGCACCATTAAAGCCGCACAGGCGGCGGGCCTGCTGCGGGGAGGGGAGCCGCGTCCCCTCACGCTCACCGCGTGGTCGCTCGTGCACGGGCTCGCTTCGCTGTTCGTGGACCGGCAGCTGGGGGAATCCGTGCAGGGCCCGGAGGCCGCGGAGGCGCTCGCCCGCGTGCAGACGCGGCTGATTGTCGAGGGGCTCCGGGCACCCGCGCGCGGCTGA
- a CDS encoding carotenoid oxygenase family protein has translation MTTAMKQTLSSSAPGWLKAFRTLPRQHGFEPLRVEGQVPEGLRGSLYRVGPWTFDVHGRPYQHWFDGDGGMLGVRFGADGVKGASRLLDSPTMVAERAASSQRFGGYGTPTPLLHKLRQTRKNSANTSVMAWNGKLYALFEGSVPVEVSTEDLSTRGETDFDGTVVETFSAHPHRVPSRKASYNFGVRYGRFTLADLFVLPDGGKAQRLGSVKLPGATMVHDFIATDRYLVFFLAPLRLNLFRALLQVGSYSENLRWKPEAGTDVLVVPIDDVEHPVRITTDAFYLWHFANAYEEGDTVVVDYVRYPDFTTNQWLGELVRGTTSSDAQGMLHRAVVDVKAGTFRTEQRLDVSCEFPRVAPGVVGRAHQTLYMGVHRSNEARRGLFNGVARMDLATGRLTTADLGEGTYPSEPIFVPRPGGSAEDDGWVLTQVYDAKADTSHVAVLDARRMEDGPVARCHFDHALPPTFHGGFAPAK, from the coding sequence ATGACGACCGCGATGAAGCAGACGCTGTCCTCCTCCGCGCCGGGCTGGCTGAAGGCGTTCCGCACGCTTCCCCGCCAGCACGGGTTCGAGCCGCTGCGCGTGGAGGGCCAGGTGCCCGAAGGGCTGCGGGGCTCGCTGTACCGGGTGGGGCCGTGGACGTTCGACGTGCACGGCCGGCCGTACCAGCACTGGTTCGACGGGGACGGCGGGATGCTGGGCGTGCGCTTCGGCGCGGACGGGGTGAAGGGCGCGTCGCGGCTGTTGGACTCGCCCACCATGGTGGCGGAGCGCGCGGCGTCCTCGCAGCGCTTCGGCGGCTACGGCACGCCCACGCCGCTGCTCCACAAGCTGCGCCAGACGCGCAAGAACTCCGCGAACACGTCCGTGATGGCGTGGAACGGCAAGCTGTACGCGCTCTTCGAGGGCAGCGTGCCGGTGGAGGTGTCCACGGAGGACCTGTCGACGCGGGGCGAGACGGACTTCGACGGCACGGTGGTGGAGACGTTCTCCGCGCACCCTCACCGCGTGCCGTCGCGCAAGGCGTCCTACAACTTTGGCGTCCGCTACGGCCGGTTCACGCTGGCGGACCTCTTCGTCCTGCCGGACGGCGGCAAGGCCCAGCGGCTGGGTTCGGTGAAGCTGCCGGGCGCGACGATGGTGCACGACTTCATCGCCACGGATCGCTACCTCGTCTTCTTCCTGGCACCGCTGCGCCTCAACCTCTTCCGCGCGCTGCTGCAGGTGGGCTCGTACTCGGAGAACCTGCGGTGGAAGCCGGAGGCGGGCACGGACGTGCTGGTGGTGCCCATCGACGACGTGGAGCACCCGGTGCGCATCACCACGGACGCCTTCTACCTGTGGCACTTCGCCAACGCGTACGAGGAGGGCGACACGGTGGTGGTGGACTACGTGCGCTACCCCGACTTCACCACGAACCAGTGGCTGGGGGAGCTGGTGCGCGGCACGACGTCCTCGGACGCGCAGGGCATGCTGCACCGGGCGGTGGTGGACGTGAAGGCGGGCACCTTCCGCACCGAGCAGCGCCTGGACGTGAGCTGCGAGTTCCCCCGCGTGGCCCCCGGCGTCGTGGGCCGCGCGCACCAGACGCTCTACATGGGCGTGCACCGGAGCAACGAGGCCCGGCGCGGCCTCTTCAACGGCGTGGCGCGCATGGACCTGGCCACGGGCCGCCTGACGACGGCGGACCTGGGCGAGGGCACCTACCCCTCCGAGCCCATCTTCGTCCCCCGCCCTGGCGGAAGCGCGGAGGACGACGGCTGGGTGCTCACGCAGGTCTACGACGCGAAGGCGGACACGTCCCACGTCGCCGTGCTGGACGCGCGCCGGATGGAGGACGGGCCCGTGGCGCGCTGCCACTTCGACCACGCCCTGCCCCCTACCTTCCACGGCGGCTTCGCGCCCGCGAAGTGA
- a CDS encoding phospholipase D-like domain-containing protein, producing MKRLLALAGLVAALFGCQPQAQTDPNLAAQAQGATNVPGLYVVFNQPDNTGTRDYRIKDEIVRLISNSPKGSYIRIAMFLWTTDHLNAAIKSALCRGVVVRLVVDEQNGGAASEFSSGGVIHDISSYVPPAASCPDGLRLELTRCNGTGAGSACIAGFDREGTIMHDKIFTFSTTTDPQGNRIQRVVVQGSWNNTYSQNNYWNDMVVSYEDWDWYDYWVGYHNDLRGGTKTTDYYNPSTGQGYYSSPNAPWTAYFFPREGNDNELSSDTVTNNFTDYIKTAVSGCTLDVNQNHFNDSRAIVATELVRIGKLGCRVRVLYTDMDSGIKTKLSGATNITLRQLYDVSSNNVKTSDGTPREVLTHSKHFVYSGNFNGTVRKMVLTGSHNLSKNSLRYNDENLVKFYSDTLWQAYHDNFEKGWAQALSDG from the coding sequence ATGAAACGGTTGCTGGCGTTGGCAGGACTGGTGGCGGCGCTGTTCGGGTGTCAGCCCCAGGCGCAGACGGATCCGAACCTGGCGGCGCAGGCCCAGGGCGCGACGAACGTGCCGGGGCTCTACGTCGTGTTCAACCAGCCGGACAACACGGGCACGCGCGACTACCGCATCAAGGACGAAATCGTCCGGCTCATCTCGAACAGCCCCAAGGGTTCGTACATCCGCATCGCGATGTTCCTGTGGACGACGGACCACCTGAACGCGGCCATCAAGTCCGCGCTGTGCCGGGGCGTCGTCGTGCGGCTGGTGGTGGACGAGCAGAACGGCGGCGCCGCGTCGGAGTTCTCCTCCGGCGGCGTCATCCACGACATCAGCAGCTACGTGCCCCCGGCGGCGTCATGCCCGGACGGCTTGAGGCTGGAGCTCACGCGTTGCAACGGCACGGGCGCGGGCAGTGCGTGCATCGCGGGCTTCGACCGCGAGGGCACCATCATGCACGACAAGATCTTCACCTTCTCCACCACCACGGATCCGCAGGGCAACCGCATCCAGCGCGTCGTGGTGCAGGGCTCCTGGAACAACACCTACTCCCAGAACAACTACTGGAACGACATGGTCGTCAGCTACGAGGACTGGGACTGGTACGACTACTGGGTCGGCTACCACAACGACCTGCGCGGCGGCACGAAGACGACGGACTACTACAACCCCTCCACGGGCCAGGGGTACTACAGCTCTCCCAACGCGCCGTGGACCGCGTACTTCTTCCCGCGCGAGGGCAACGACAACGAGCTGTCCAGCGACACCGTGACGAACAACTTCACGGACTACATCAAGACGGCCGTGTCGGGCTGCACGCTGGACGTGAACCAGAACCACTTCAACGACAGCCGCGCCATCGTGGCCACGGAGCTGGTGCGCATTGGCAAGCTGGGCTGCCGGGTGCGCGTGCTCTACACGGACATGGATTCGGGCATCAAGACGAAGCTCAGCGGCGCGACGAACATCACCCTCCGCCAGCTCTACGACGTCTCCTCCAACAACGTGAAGACGAGCGACGGCACGCCGCGCGAGGTCCTCACGCACAGCAAGCACTTCGTCTACTCGGGGAACTTCAACGGGACGGTGCGCAAGATGGTGCTGACGGGCTCGCACAACCTGTCCAAGAACTCGCTGCGCTACAACGACGAGAACCTGGTGAAGTTCTACTCGGACACGCTGTGGCAGGCGTACCACGACAACTTCGAGAAGGGCTGGGCGCAGGCCCTCAGCGACGGCTGA
- a CDS encoding D-alanine--D-alanine ligase family protein — MRIALTYNLRLSDSEEEAEFDTQETVNTLAGAIERLGHRLERFEVSGPASRTVARLEAYSPDLIFNTAEGRRGRFREAFYPALFDELGFAYTGSDAYALALTLDKQLTKLILSKHGIRTPGWQYVEKLSELQPENLRFPVIVKPNFEGSSKGITQDSVAETLEQVREKVAKALEKYPAGVLVEEYISGRDLTVPFLAAVDNDFDGVLAPVEYVIDPEASQGRKYSIYDYELKTRREKSVSVRAPANIPAKMSEDVRKMAQKILQVLDCRDLGRLDFRVSDAGVPYFLEINALPSLEPGAGIYAAAELEGLHLDGVINSIIQSAGKRHKIRDNKSRQGRPARKSGPLRVGFSFNVKRVKPSATAETVQEDSEAEYDSPNTLQAIREAIASWGHEVIDLEATAELPTVLSSTPLDVVFNIAEGFKGRNRESQVPAMLELLDIPYTGSDPATLSLALDKALAKKIVRQAGILTPNFQLMVTGKERLNKEFTTFPLIVKPVAEGSSKGVVTKSVCYSEAELRDVVKEIAGKYQQPALIEEYIGGREFTVGLLGERRPRVLPPMEIVFLDKAEKNPVYSFQHKLDWTDRIRYDAPAKIEPALLEKLRTAARNSFMALGCRDVARIDFRMDDKGRIYFIECNPLPGLTPGWSDLVLIAQGAGMDYRTLIGEIMAPAIRRYKEREARRAQTEQPSGTHAPPLNKVVQRIEEQTAQANASAPAENTPAPRPELKS; from the coding sequence ATGCGCATCGCGCTGACCTACAACCTGCGGCTTTCGGACTCGGAAGAAGAGGCGGAGTTCGACACGCAGGAGACGGTGAACACGCTGGCGGGAGCCATCGAGCGGCTGGGCCACCGGCTGGAGCGCTTCGAGGTGAGCGGCCCCGCGTCGCGCACCGTCGCCCGCCTGGAGGCGTACAGCCCGGACCTCATCTTCAACACGGCGGAAGGCCGCCGTGGCCGCTTCCGTGAGGCGTTCTACCCGGCGCTCTTCGACGAGCTGGGCTTCGCGTACACGGGCTCGGACGCGTACGCGCTGGCGCTCACGCTGGACAAGCAGCTGACGAAGCTCATCCTCTCCAAGCACGGCATCCGCACGCCGGGCTGGCAGTACGTGGAGAAGCTCAGCGAGCTGCAGCCGGAGAACCTGCGCTTCCCCGTCATCGTGAAGCCCAACTTCGAGGGCTCCTCCAAGGGCATCACCCAGGACTCCGTCGCGGAGACGCTGGAGCAGGTGCGCGAGAAGGTGGCGAAGGCGCTGGAGAAGTACCCGGCGGGCGTGCTGGTGGAGGAGTACATCAGCGGGCGCGACCTCACGGTGCCGTTCCTGGCCGCGGTGGACAACGACTTCGACGGCGTGCTCGCGCCGGTGGAGTACGTCATCGACCCGGAGGCGTCCCAGGGCCGCAAGTACTCCATCTACGACTACGAATTGAAGACGCGCCGGGAGAAGTCCGTGTCCGTGCGCGCCCCCGCGAACATCCCGGCGAAGATGTCCGAGGACGTGCGCAAGATGGCGCAGAAGATCCTCCAGGTGCTGGACTGCCGCGACCTGGGCCGGCTGGACTTCCGCGTGTCCGACGCGGGCGTGCCGTACTTCCTGGAGATCAACGCGCTGCCCAGCCTGGAGCCGGGCGCGGGCATCTACGCCGCGGCGGAGCTGGAGGGGCTGCACCTGGACGGGGTCATCAACTCCATCATCCAGAGCGCCGGCAAGCGCCACAAGATCCGCGACAACAAGAGCCGCCAGGGCAGGCCGGCGCGCAAGTCGGGCCCCTTGCGCGTGGGCTTCAGCTTCAACGTGAAGCGCGTGAAGCCCAGCGCCACGGCGGAGACGGTGCAGGAGGACAGCGAGGCCGAGTACGACTCGCCCAACACCCTCCAGGCCATCCGCGAGGCGATTGCCTCCTGGGGCCACGAGGTCATCGACCTGGAGGCCACGGCGGAGCTGCCCACGGTGCTCTCCAGCACGCCGCTGGACGTGGTCTTCAACATCGCGGAAGGGTTCAAGGGCCGCAACCGCGAGAGCCAGGTGCCCGCGATGCTGGAGCTCCTGGACATCCCGTACACGGGCTCGGATCCGGCGACGCTGTCGCTCGCGCTGGACAAGGCGCTGGCGAAGAAGATCGTCCGTCAGGCGGGCATCCTCACGCCCAACTTCCAGTTGATGGTCACGGGCAAGGAGCGCCTCAACAAGGAGTTCACCACCTTCCCGCTCATCGTGAAGCCGGTGGCGGAGGGCAGCTCCAAGGGCGTCGTCACCAAGAGCGTCTGCTACTCGGAAGCCGAGCTGCGCGACGTGGTGAAGGAGATCGCCGGCAAGTACCAGCAGCCCGCGCTGATTGAGGAGTACATCGGCGGCCGTGAGTTCACGGTGGGCCTCTTGGGCGAGCGGCGTCCGCGCGTGCTGCCGCCCATGGAGATCGTCTTCCTGGACAAGGCGGAGAAGAACCCCGTCTACAGCTTCCAGCACAAGCTCGATTGGACGGACCGCATCCGCTACGACGCGCCCGCGAAGATCGAACCCGCGCTGCTGGAGAAGCTGCGCACGGCGGCGCGCAACTCGTTCATGGCGCTGGGGTGCCGCGACGTGGCGCGCATCGACTTCCGCATGGACGACAAGGGGCGCATCTACTTCATCGAGTGCAACCCGCTGCCCGGCCTCACGCCCGGCTGGAGCGACCTGGTGCTCATCGCCCAGGGCGCTGGCATGGACTACCGGACGCTGATTGGGGAGATCATGGCCCCCGCGATCCGCCGCTACAAGGAGCGCGAGGCGCGCAGGGCCCAGACGGAGCAGCCGTCCGGCACCCACGCTCCGCCGCTCAACAAGGTCGTGCAGCGGATTGAAGAGCAGACCGCGCAGGCCAATGCCTCGGCCCCCGCGGAGAACACGCCCGCGCCGCGTCCGGAGCTCAAGTCCTGA
- a CDS encoding RDD family protein — MATERGAPRVLRLVQEDAEPDSPYPKASLLLRLGARVIDCAVAWGLYVVCGAAGAVVALLFLLLADGMLQGQSVGKRICGVKVMHLPTRSAARHRDSTLRNAPLALVVLLGMMPAPQGVVAALAGFVVIGGVEAWRVLADPLGLRLGDTWAQTQVVDGKVVAGATVAARTPVAATRAPGRLMSAAKVRRGKAFRKGRRGKPCASR, encoded by the coding sequence ATGGCGACGGAGCGCGGAGCTCCCCGCGTGCTGCGGCTGGTGCAGGAGGACGCGGAGCCGGACTCTCCGTACCCGAAGGCGTCGCTGCTGTTGCGGCTGGGCGCGCGGGTCATCGACTGCGCGGTGGCCTGGGGCCTGTACGTGGTGTGCGGGGCGGCGGGCGCGGTGGTGGCGCTGCTGTTCCTCTTGCTCGCGGACGGAATGCTCCAGGGGCAGAGCGTGGGCAAGCGCATCTGCGGCGTGAAGGTGATGCACCTGCCCACGCGCTCGGCCGCGCGGCACCGCGACAGCACGCTCCGCAACGCGCCGCTCGCGCTGGTGGTGCTGCTGGGGATGATGCCCGCGCCGCAGGGCGTGGTGGCGGCCCTGGCGGGCTTCGTCGTGATTGGCGGCGTGGAGGCGTGGCGCGTGCTGGCGGATCCGCTGGGCCTGCGGCTGGGGGACACCTGGGCGCAGACGCAGGTGGTGGACGGGAAGGTTGTCGCGGGGGCGACGGTTGCAGCCCGCACGCCGGTGGCCGCCACGCGCGCCCCGGGTCGTTTGATGTCGGCGGCGAAAGTGCGCCGCGGCAAGGCATTCAGGAAAGGGAGACGGGGTAAGCCATGCGCATCGCGCTGA
- the hemB gene encoding porphobilinogen synthase, whose product MAHPVHRPRRLRRSAALRDMVRETRLSPTDFIYPLFVVEGRDVRRPISSMPGIFNLSLEHAVKEAKHAKSLGVPSVILFGIPDHKDARGTQAYATDGIVQRAIREIKAAEPDLQVIADVCLCEYTDHGHCGVLDGNHVANDATLPLLAQMAVTCAQAGADIIAPSDMMDGRIGAIRKALDEVKHQDTPIMSYSAKYASGFYGPFREAAQSTPQFGDRRGYQMDPGNVREAIRETALDVDEGADFIMVKPALSYLDVIRALRENFDLPLAAYNVSGEYAMLKAAGQNGWVDYERVMMEVLTSIKRAGADLIITYHALEAAKLL is encoded by the coding sequence ATGGCCCACCCCGTCCACCGTCCCCGCAGGCTGCGCCGCTCCGCGGCCCTCCGTGACATGGTGAGAGAGACGCGCCTCTCACCCACGGACTTCATCTACCCGCTGTTCGTCGTGGAAGGCCGGGACGTGCGCCGTCCCATCTCCTCCATGCCGGGCATCTTCAACCTCTCGTTGGAGCACGCGGTGAAGGAGGCGAAGCACGCGAAGTCGCTGGGCGTGCCCTCCGTCATCCTCTTCGGCATCCCGGACCACAAGGACGCGCGCGGCACCCAGGCGTACGCGACGGACGGCATCGTCCAGCGCGCCATCCGGGAGATCAAGGCGGCGGAGCCGGACCTCCAGGTCATCGCGGACGTGTGCCTGTGCGAGTACACCGACCACGGCCACTGCGGCGTGCTGGACGGCAACCACGTGGCCAATGACGCCACGCTGCCCCTGCTGGCCCAGATGGCCGTCACGTGCGCGCAGGCGGGCGCGGACATCATCGCCCCCTCGGACATGATGGACGGCCGCATCGGCGCCATCCGCAAGGCCCTGGATGAAGTGAAGCACCAGGACACGCCCATCATGTCGTACTCGGCGAAGTACGCCTCCGGCTTCTATGGTCCGTTCCGGGAAGCCGCGCAGAGCACGCCGCAGTTCGGCGACCGCCGCGGCTACCAGATGGATCCCGGCAACGTGCGCGAGGCCATCCGCGAGACGGCGCTGGACGTGGACGAGGGCGCGGACTTCATCATGGTGAAGCCGGCGCTGTCGTACCTGGACGTCATCCGCGCGCTGCGCGAGAACTTCGACCTGCCGCTCGCCGCGTACAACGTCTCCGGCGAGTACGCGATGCTCAAGGCCGCCGGGCAGAACGGCTGGGTGGACTACGAGCGCGTGATGATGGAGGTCCTCACGTCCATCAAGCGCGCCGGGGCCGACCTGATCATCACCTACCACGCCCTGGAAGCGGCCAAGCTCCTCTAG
- a CDS encoding ABC transporter ATP-binding protein, which translates to MDLHVPAGSAFGLIGPNGAGKTTFIKSVLGIVRPSAGTVRVLGGSPEDPAIRARIGYLPERLHLPGTWKSPAFLATVARLKGLKADAGAHLKLLERVGLSDAVDRRIGGYSKGMRQRLGLAAALIGDPALLVLDEPTDGIDPMGRLEVRRILQEEVKKGVTLFLNSHLLAETERVCDRVAILADGRVLREGRLDELAKAGARWRVRFAPGADAAALASEGFVPAGSAREEGVYTVDAADVAVLNAALDKARSRGALLTELKREGADLEAVLVGAVGGPGVAA; encoded by the coding sequence ATGGACCTCCACGTCCCGGCGGGCAGCGCGTTCGGGCTGATTGGCCCCAACGGCGCGGGCAAGACGACCTTCATCAAGAGCGTGCTCGGCATCGTGCGGCCCAGCGCGGGCACGGTGCGCGTGCTGGGCGGGTCGCCGGAGGATCCGGCCATCCGCGCGCGCATCGGCTACCTGCCGGAGCGGCTGCACCTGCCCGGCACGTGGAAGTCGCCCGCGTTCCTGGCCACAGTCGCGCGGCTCAAGGGGCTCAAGGCGGACGCGGGCGCGCACCTGAAGCTGCTGGAGCGCGTGGGGCTTTCGGACGCGGTGGACCGGCGCATCGGCGGCTACTCCAAGGGCATGCGGCAGCGGCTGGGGCTGGCGGCGGCGCTGATTGGAGATCCGGCGCTGCTCGTCCTGGACGAGCCCACGGACGGCATCGACCCCATGGGCCGGCTGGAGGTGCGCCGCATCCTCCAGGAAGAGGTGAAGAAGGGCGTGACGCTGTTCCTCAACTCGCACCTGCTGGCGGAGACCGAACGCGTGTGCGACCGCGTGGCCATCCTCGCGGACGGGCGCGTGCTGCGCGAGGGACGGCTGGATGAGCTGGCGAAGGCCGGGGCGCGCTGGCGCGTGCGCTTCGCCCCCGGCGCGGACGCGGCGGCGCTGGCGTCCGAGGGCTTCGTGCCGGCCGGGAGTGCCCGGGAGGAAGGCGTGTACACGGTGGACGCGGCGGACGTGGCGGTGCTCAACGCGGCGCTGGACAAGGCGCGCTCGCGCGGCGCGCTCCTGACGGAGCTCAAGCGCGAGGGCGCGGACCTGGAGGCGGTGCTCGTGGGCGCCGTCGGCGGGCCGGGGGTGGCGGCATGA